Proteins from a single region of Acidobacteriota bacterium:
- a CDS encoding prepilin-type N-terminal cleavage/methylation domain-containing protein: MSRNGFTLVELLVGMVVVGTLSVVVIGKINGAQDAATTTVCLANMEAFASEIDLLKPTGDAPTQEDVREYLGWGENYKDYWYIPNNDDFNNGHGNDLDGCDEENPGSSLPGRDCIPMRFLIVCKHATHGNNSDAKYCFHLGGGMPPQIVAYNEFRHTYLQDAKWWPKQDPNFDQWIGAVPKDN; the protein is encoded by the coding sequence ATGTCCAGAAACGGCTTCACATTGGTTGAACTCCTCGTGGGGATGGTGGTAGTCGGGACCCTTTCGGTTGTCGTGATCGGCAAGATCAACGGCGCCCAAGATGCCGCCACCACGACGGTCTGCCTCGCCAACATGGAGGCCTTCGCCTCCGAGATCGATCTGCTCAAGCCGACCGGGGATGCCCCGACGCAGGAGGATGTGCGTGAGTATCTCGGTTGGGGCGAAAATTACAAGGACTACTGGTATATCCCCAACAATGACGACTTCAACAACGGCCACGGCAACGACCTGGACGGTTGCGACGAAGAGAACCCGGGTAGCTCGCTGCCCGGACGCGACTGCATTCCGATGCGCTTCCTGATCGTGTGTAAACATGCGACGCACGGGAATAATAGCGACGCCAAATATTGCTTTCATCTCGGTGGTGGGATGCCGCCACAGATCGTAGCGTACAACGAGTTTCGCCACACCTATCTGCAGGATGCCAAGTGGTGGCCGAAGCAGGATCCCAACTTCGATCAGTGGATCGGCGCGGTACCCAAAGACAATTAG